Proteins co-encoded in one Flavobacterium fluviale genomic window:
- a CDS encoding PadR family transcriptional regulator — protein MNIENTKAQMRKGVLEFCILSVLKEKDAYTSEILDTLKNAKLLVVEGTVYPLLTRLKNDGLLNYRWEESTSGPPRKYYGLTEIGQTFLNELSGTWTELSDAVNLITNQNQ, from the coding sequence ATGAACATTGAAAACACAAAAGCACAGATGCGCAAAGGTGTTCTTGAGTTTTGCATCTTATCTGTATTAAAAGAAAAAGACGCATATACATCTGAAATATTAGACACTTTAAAAAACGCAAAATTACTAGTTGTAGAAGGAACCGTTTATCCGTTGTTAACTAGACTGAAAAATGACGGTTTACTAAATTATCGCTGGGAAGAATCGACCTCAGGGCCGCCACGAAAATATTATGGATTAACCGAAATAGGACAAACATTTTTAAACGAACTTAGCGGCACTTGGACAGAATTATCAGATGCTGTAAACTTAATCACCAATCAAAATCAATAA
- a CDS encoding multicopper oxidase family protein, producing MKIKYFFILFLIAFQLKAQKVVRYDLHVRDTIVNFSGKEKRAISVNGQIPMPTLTFTEGDIAEIYVHNELKKESTSMHWHGLFLPNKEDGVPYLTQMPIEPGTTHKYSFPIIQNGTYWYHSHSGLQEQIGLYGLFIINKKKDDSTIRKGIDDLPTIPVILSEWSDLKPENIQRMLHNANDWFAIKKGTTQSYAEALKQGHFSTKVTNEWKRMNAMDVSDVFYEKFLLNGKNEQQLSDFKPGSKVRLRIANGGASSYFWLTYGGGKITVVASDGNDVEPVEVDRLIIAVSETYDVVVTIPEDNKSFAFLATAEDRTGSASLFLGNGKKQPIHHLSKLKYFEGMKMMNDMMKMNGEMNDMGMNMSLNKMDMNAVMYPEISGEDENSKPMDHSGHNMEGMEMKSDSTETSEIVTLNYGMLKSPFKTNLPKDAPVKELRFTLSGNMNRYVWSLDNKVVSETDKILIKKGENVRIVLYNGSMMRHPMHLHGHDFRILNEHGDYSPLKNVIDIMPMETDTIEFQANADGDWFFHCHILYHMMAGMGRIFSYENSAPNPLIHHPEMAFKMLKMDDRMFHFMAENDFASNGNDGEAMFSNTRWSIGTEWRLGYNDKHGYETETHIGRYIGKNQWLMPFIGFDWRYRKMGMDEQEQNLFGQSNTKDNRSVFSAGVEYNLPMLIKAQVEVYTDGNVRLQFERKDIPLSQRLRMNLMWNTDKEYMAGLKYIVARNFGITTHYDSDMGIGFGVNLNY from the coding sequence ATGAAAATTAAATACTTCTTTATACTTTTCTTAATTGCTTTTCAGCTGAAAGCCCAAAAAGTGGTGCGTTACGATTTGCACGTTCGTGATACCATTGTCAATTTTTCGGGTAAAGAAAAACGAGCGATTTCCGTGAATGGACAAATTCCGATGCCGACTTTGACTTTTACGGAAGGTGATATTGCCGAAATTTATGTTCATAACGAACTCAAAAAAGAAAGTACTTCAATGCACTGGCATGGATTATTTCTTCCCAATAAAGAAGATGGTGTTCCGTATTTAACTCAAATGCCGATTGAGCCTGGAACAACTCATAAATATTCTTTTCCGATTATTCAGAATGGAACGTATTGGTATCACAGCCATTCTGGTCTTCAGGAACAAATTGGTTTGTACGGACTTTTTATCATCAATAAGAAAAAAGACGATTCAACAATCAGAAAGGGAATCGACGATTTACCGACAATTCCAGTTATTTTAAGCGAGTGGTCGGATTTGAAACCTGAAAATATTCAGCGAATGCTGCACAATGCCAACGATTGGTTTGCTATCAAAAAAGGAACAACGCAAAGTTACGCCGAAGCGTTAAAACAAGGACATTTTTCAACCAAGGTTACCAACGAATGGAAGAGAATGAATGCCATGGATGTTAGCGATGTTTTTTACGAAAAGTTTCTTCTTAATGGTAAAAACGAGCAACAGCTTTCTGATTTTAAACCCGGTTCGAAAGTCCGCTTAAGAATTGCAAACGGAGGCGCTTCCAGTTATTTCTGGCTGACTTACGGCGGAGGAAAAATCACCGTTGTAGCTAGTGACGGAAATGACGTTGAACCTGTAGAAGTCGATCGTTTAATTATTGCCGTTTCTGAAACCTATGATGTTGTGGTTACAATTCCAGAAGATAATAAATCTTTTGCTTTTTTGGCTACAGCCGAAGATCGAACAGGATCTGCTTCTTTATTTTTAGGAAATGGGAAAAAACAGCCCATCCATCATCTTTCAAAACTTAAGTATTTTGAAGGCATGAAAATGATGAACGATATGATGAAAATGAACGGCGAAATGAACGATATGGGTATGAATATGTCCTTGAATAAAATGGACATGAATGCCGTAATGTATCCCGAAATTTCGGGCGAAGACGAAAATTCGAAACCAATGGATCATTCTGGTCATAATATGGAAGGGATGGAAATGAAAAGTGACAGCACTGAAACCTCCGAAATTGTGACTTTGAATTACGGAATGCTGAAATCGCCTTTTAAAACCAATCTTCCAAAAGATGCACCTGTAAAAGAATTGCGCTTTACGCTCTCTGGAAATATGAATCGTTATGTGTGGAGTTTGGATAATAAAGTAGTTTCTGAAACCGATAAGATTTTAATTAAAAAAGGAGAGAACGTTCGTATTGTTTTATACAATGGTTCGATGATGCGCCACCCGATGCATTTACACGGACATGATTTTAGAATATTAAACGAACATGGCGATTATTCACCGCTAAAAAATGTCATTGATATTATGCCGATGGAAACCGACACAATCGAGTTTCAGGCAAATGCTGATGGTGACTGGTTTTTCCACTGTCATATTTTATATCATATGATGGCTGGAATGGGGAGAATTTTCAGTTACGAAAATTCAGCACCAAATCCGTTGATTCATCATCCTGAAATGGCTTTCAAAATGTTGAAAATGGACGACCGTATGTTTCATTTTATGGCAGAAAATGATTTTGCCAGTAACGGAAATGATGGTGAAGCGATGTTCAGTAACACCCGTTGGAGCATTGGAACGGAATGGAGATTGGGTTACAACGACAAACACGGTTATGAAACGGAAACTCATATTGGACGTTACATTGGAAAGAATCAATGGTTAATGCCTTTTATAGGTTTTGACTGGCGTTATCGCAAAATGGGAATGGACGAACAGGAACAGAATCTTTTTGGACAAAGTAATACCAAAGACAATCGTTCGGTTTTTAGTGCGGGTGTAGAATATAATTTACCAATGCTCATAAAAGCACAAGTTGAGGTTTATACGGATGGAAATGTTCGTTTACAGTTTGAACGAAAAGATATTCCGCTTTCGCAAAGACTTCGAATGAATTTGATGTGGAATACAGATAAAGAATACATGGCTGGCTTAAAATATATCGTTGCCCGAAACTTCGGAATTACAACACATTATGACAGCGACATGGGAATTGGCTTTGGGGTTAATTTGAATTATTAA
- a CDS encoding heavy metal translocating P-type ATPase has product MTHQYIISGMSCNGCRTKVEKTLNEVEGVQAEVTLNPPTATITMDKHVPTEKFQEVLTAAGNYTIEMDSPKNHGEAAKSCCSGHKKDNHDHHKTETKKVHQHSANGVYYCPMHCEGDKTYNKPGDCPVCGMDLVPQVAITATQFTCPMHPEIVSNEPGDCPICGMDLVPMQASESEENKTYSDLLKKMKIAILFTLPIFIISMSEMIPNNPLYTIMSIEKWNWVQLLFSIPVLFYAGWMFFVRAYKSIVTWNLNMFTLIGIGTSVAFLFSIVGMFFPDIFPAEFKSHHGTIHLYFEAATVIITLVLLGQLLEAKAHGQTNGAIKELLKLAPTEATLVENGNDKVISIHNIKKGDLLRVKPGEKIPVDGKITSGESSIDESMITGEPIPVDKKTGDAVISGTINGTKSFVMIAEKVGSETMLSQIIQMVNDASRSRAPIQKLADRVSKYFVPTVVIISIVTFFAWAKFGPEPAYVYGLINAIAVLIIACPCALGLATPMSVMVGVGKGAQNGILIKNAEALENMNKIDVLITDKTGTITEGKPSVEKIYAIHSDEDFLLENIASLNQHSEHPLAQAVVNFAKAKNSSLKEVQGFETIAGKGVVGTIENKKVALGNKKLMEEIGASVADDLESKVTAEQNLGKTISYIAIEKEVLGFVAITDAIKENSAKAIKELIDQGVEVIMMTGDNHNTAKAVAEHLHLSSFKADCLPEDKLKEIERLQAQGKIVAMAGDGINDAPALAQSNIGIAMGTGTDVAIESAKITLVKGDLNGIVKAKNLSHAVMSNIKQNLFFAFIYNTLGVPIAAGILYPFLGILLSPMLAAVAMSLSSVSVIVNALRLRNLKL; this is encoded by the coding sequence ATGACTCATCAATATATAATTTCAGGAATGTCTTGTAACGGATGCCGAACCAAAGTCGAAAAAACTTTAAATGAAGTTGAAGGCGTTCAGGCAGAAGTAACTCTGAATCCACCAACCGCAACCATAACAATGGACAAACATGTTCCAACCGAAAAATTCCAAGAAGTTTTAACTGCGGCGGGAAATTATACTATTGAAATGGATTCTCCTAAAAATCATGGCGAAGCTGCTAAATCTTGCTGTTCGGGTCATAAAAAAGACAATCACGATCATCATAAAACAGAAACTAAAAAAGTACATCAGCACAGCGCAAATGGTGTTTATTACTGCCCAATGCATTGCGAAGGCGACAAAACGTATAACAAACCCGGAGACTGCCCAGTCTGCGGAATGGATTTAGTACCACAAGTTGCCATAACAGCAACGCAATTTACTTGTCCGATGCATCCGGAAATTGTTTCAAACGAGCCAGGTGACTGTCCGATCTGCGGAATGGATTTGGTTCCGATGCAGGCTTCTGAAAGTGAAGAAAACAAAACTTATTCTGATCTATTGAAAAAAATGAAAATTGCGATTTTGTTTACGCTTCCAATTTTCATTATCTCTATGTCAGAAATGATTCCGAATAATCCACTTTATACTATAATGTCTATCGAAAAGTGGAATTGGGTTCAGCTTTTATTTTCGATTCCTGTTTTGTTTTATGCAGGATGGATGTTTTTCGTTCGCGCTTACAAATCTATTGTGACTTGGAACTTAAATATGTTTACTTTAATTGGAATTGGAACCAGCGTTGCTTTTCTATTTAGTATTGTTGGAATGTTTTTTCCAGATATTTTTCCAGCAGAGTTCAAATCGCATCACGGAACGATTCATTTGTATTTTGAAGCTGCGACTGTTATTATCACTTTAGTTTTATTAGGACAATTATTAGAAGCCAAAGCACACGGACAAACTAATGGAGCCATAAAAGAATTATTAAAATTAGCGCCGACAGAAGCCACTTTGGTCGAAAATGGAAATGATAAAGTAATTTCTATTCACAATATTAAAAAAGGCGATTTACTTCGTGTAAAACCTGGAGAAAAAATTCCGGTTGACGGAAAAATAACTTCTGGCGAAAGCAGCATCGACGAATCTATGATTACGGGAGAACCAATTCCAGTAGATAAAAAAACGGGCGATGCGGTAATTTCTGGAACTATAAACGGTACAAAATCGTTTGTTATGATTGCAGAAAAAGTTGGTTCAGAAACCATGTTGTCGCAAATTATTCAAATGGTAAATGATGCCAGCAGATCTCGCGCTCCAATTCAGAAATTAGCCGATCGTGTTTCTAAATATTTTGTTCCTACAGTTGTTATTATTTCGATTGTAACCTTTTTTGCATGGGCAAAATTTGGTCCAGAACCCGCTTACGTTTACGGATTAATCAATGCCATTGCCGTTTTAATTATTGCCTGTCCGTGCGCACTTGGGTTAGCAACTCCAATGTCCGTTATGGTTGGCGTGGGTAAAGGTGCCCAAAACGGAATCCTGATCAAAAATGCCGAAGCCCTAGAAAACATGAATAAAATTGATGTTTTAATTACCGATAAAACAGGAACAATTACCGAAGGAAAACCATCTGTAGAAAAAATTTATGCAATTCATAGTGACGAAGATTTTCTGCTTGAAAACATAGCTTCTTTGAATCAACATAGTGAACATCCTTTGGCGCAAGCTGTAGTCAATTTCGCTAAAGCAAAAAACAGTTCTCTGAAAGAAGTTCAAGGTTTTGAAACCATAGCGGGAAAAGGTGTTGTAGGAACGATAGAAAACAAAAAAGTCGCTTTAGGAAATAAAAAATTAATGGAAGAAATAGGCGCTTCTGTTGCTGATGATTTAGAAAGTAAGGTAACTGCTGAGCAAAATCTTGGAAAAACCATTTCATATATCGCAATTGAAAAAGAAGTTTTAGGTTTTGTTGCCATTACCGATGCCATCAAAGAAAATAGTGCAAAAGCCATTAAAGAATTAATAGATCAAGGTGTTGAAGTTATCATGATGACGGGCGATAATCACAATACCGCAAAAGCCGTTGCTGAACATTTGCATCTAAGTTCCTTCAAAGCCGATTGCCTTCCGGAAGATAAATTGAAAGAAATCGAACGCCTTCAAGCACAAGGGAAAATTGTGGCAATGGCAGGTGACGGAATCAATGATGCTCCTGCTTTAGCGCAATCCAATATCGGAATTGCGATGGGAACAGGAACTGATGTTGCGATTGAAAGTGCAAAAATTACTTTAGTAAAAGGCGATTTAAACGGAATTGTAAAAGCAAAAAACCTCAGCCATGCTGTAATGTCAAATATCAAACAGAATTTATTTTTTGCTTTTATCTACAATACTTTAGGCGTACCAATTGCAGCAGGAATTTTATATCCATTTTTAGGAATATTGCTTTCGCCGATGTTGGCCGCGGTTGCAATGAGTTTGAGTTCTGTTTCGGTAATTGTAAATGCTCTGCGATTGCGAAATCTAAAATTGTAG
- a CDS encoding DUF4870 domain-containing protein: METTTPLIMENTSEKNTATFTHLSTLSQYIIPFGNYIFPLIIWTNYKDKSEFVDHHGKQTLNFQLSLLLYTLILALIAIPIFLTVFLQNIPMEAVFNDHDIHIRNFNFQANIGMLSVGITAVVLFGLLKFAEFFLVIYASIKASNGELYKYPLTIPFIK; this comes from the coding sequence ATGGAAACAACAACACCACTCATCATGGAAAACACATCAGAAAAGAATACAGCAACATTTACTCATTTGAGTACTTTAAGTCAATACATCATTCCGTTTGGAAACTATATTTTTCCATTAATCATTTGGACAAACTATAAAGACAAATCTGAATTTGTAGATCATCACGGAAAACAGACTTTGAACTTTCAGTTAAGCTTATTGCTTTACACTTTGATTTTAGCACTTATCGCTATACCAATTTTCCTGACTGTTTTCTTGCAGAATATTCCGATGGAGGCTGTTTTTAATGACCATGATATTCACATCAGAAATTTTAATTTCCAAGCCAATATTGGAATGCTAAGTGTAGGAATTACAGCTGTAGTGCTTTTTGGATTACTAAAATTTGCTGAATTCTTTTTAGTGATTTATGCTTCTATAAAAGCTTCAAACGGAGAATTATACAAATATCCGCTTACGATTCCTTTTATAAAGTAA
- a CDS encoding DUF4442 domain-containing protein, protein MALSVSKLNKFVLFKLPSAYICGVRVKAIDDDRCVVSVKHRWINQNPFNSMYFAVQAMAAELTTGALVISQIQQSGKKISMLVANNKGNFTKKATGRITFVCNDGHLIAEAIQRTIETGEGQTFWMKSTGTNEEGVQVSEMDFEWSVRLK, encoded by the coding sequence ATGGCACTTTCAGTTTCAAAACTCAATAAATTTGTACTATTCAAATTACCATCAGCATACATATGCGGCGTGCGTGTAAAAGCAATCGATGACGACAGATGTGTGGTTAGTGTAAAACACAGATGGATCAATCAGAATCCGTTTAACTCAATGTATTTTGCAGTTCAAGCTATGGCGGCGGAATTGACAACGGGAGCTTTGGTGATCTCACAGATTCAACAAAGCGGTAAAAAGATCTCTATGTTGGTTGCCAACAATAAAGGAAACTTCACTAAAAAAGCAACGGGAAGAATCACATTTGTCTGCAACGACGGACATTTAATTGCTGAAGCGATTCAAAGAACTATCGAGACTGGAGAAGGACAGACATTCTGGATGAAATCTACTGGAACAAATGAAGAAGGAGTTCAGGTTTCTGAAATGGATTTTGAATGGAGTGTAAGATTAAAATAG
- a CDS encoding PspC domain-containing protein yields the protein MNKTVNINLGGMFFHIDEDAYLKLTRYFDAIKRSLNNSSGQDEIIKDIEMRVSELLTEKQKSEKHVVGLKDVDEVITVMGQPEDYRIEDEENGNQSHNDFGARKHKKLYRDKEKGMIGGVATGLGHYFGIDAVWIKIIFLIFVFAGFGTGILAYFVLWIVTPEAVTTTEKLEMTGEPVTISNIEKKVREEIESLSDKFKNADYDKMGNQVKSGAGRISSSFGDFVMTVFKIFAKFLGVVLIISGISTLVMLLIGVFTLGTNIFIDFPWQNFVEAGNFTEYPLWSFGLLMFFAVGIPFFFLTLLGFKLLSPNLKSIGNITKYTLLAVWIISIAILTSIGIKQATEISYDNKIVEKKVFAIKPADTLYIKFKYNDYYTKSLNHYREFEFVQDSANNDLIYSNDVRLHILHTDENAPFIQVEKSARGNSFTNAKKRAEKINYKFQISGNQLILDNYFLTDVKNKFRGQEVDVYLYVPEGQLIKPDSSIRDYYNSDDDFFNLNYDGDYNYKVEGSKVRCLNCPAEDNDTNDYDSEVDTTDTDTINEVSVKINGKEVINGKKTKGKLTTDKNGVIIKIN from the coding sequence ATGAACAAAACAGTAAATATTAACTTAGGCGGAATGTTTTTTCATATCGATGAAGACGCATACTTAAAATTGACACGCTACTTTGACGCAATAAAACGATCACTGAACAACTCTTCTGGACAAGATGAAATTATTAAAGATATCGAAATGCGTGTTTCTGAATTATTAACAGAAAAACAAAAAAGCGAAAAACATGTTGTTGGACTGAAAGACGTTGATGAAGTGATTACGGTGATGGGACAACCTGAAGATTACCGAATTGAAGACGAGGAAAATGGAAATCAATCTCATAATGATTTTGGAGCTAGAAAACACAAAAAATTATATCGTGATAAAGAAAAAGGTATGATTGGAGGTGTGGCTACAGGTTTAGGTCATTATTTTGGAATTGACGCTGTGTGGATCAAAATCATTTTCTTAATCTTTGTTTTTGCAGGTTTTGGAACTGGAATTTTAGCTTATTTCGTTCTTTGGATTGTAACGCCTGAAGCGGTTACAACGACAGAAAAATTAGAGATGACAGGAGAACCGGTAACAATTTCAAACATCGAAAAAAAAGTTCGCGAAGAAATTGAATCATTATCTGATAAATTCAAAAATGCAGATTATGACAAAATGGGAAATCAGGTAAAGTCGGGAGCTGGGAGAATAAGTAGTTCATTTGGAGACTTTGTCATGACGGTTTTTAAAATTTTTGCTAAATTTTTAGGAGTAGTCCTAATCATATCAGGAATTTCGACGTTGGTGATGCTGCTGATTGGTGTTTTTACTTTGGGAACTAATATTTTTATAGACTTCCCTTGGCAGAATTTTGTTGAAGCAGGAAACTTTACAGAATATCCTCTTTGGTCATTCGGTTTATTAATGTTCTTTGCTGTTGGAATCCCGTTTTTCTTTCTAACTCTTTTAGGATTTAAATTGTTGTCTCCAAACTTGAAATCAATAGGAAACATTACAAAATACACACTTTTAGCAGTTTGGATTATCTCAATCGCAATTCTTACAAGTATCGGAATTAAACAGGCAACTGAAATTTCATACGATAATAAAATTGTAGAGAAAAAAGTATTTGCAATCAAACCAGCAGATACTTTATATATCAAGTTTAAATACAACGATTATTACACAAAGAGTCTGAATCATTATAGAGAATTTGAATTTGTGCAAGATTCAGCAAACAATGATTTAATTTATTCAAATGATGTTCGCTTACATATCTTACATACTGATGAAAATGCTCCATTTATTCAGGTAGAAAAAAGTGCAAGAGGAAATTCTTTTACAAATGCTAAAAAAAGAGCAGAAAAAATTAATTATAAGTTTCAAATTAGCGGAAATCAATTAATTTTGGATAATTATTTTCTGACAGATGTTAAAAACAAATTTAGAGGACAAGAAGTTGATGTTTACTTATATGTACCAGAAGGGCAATTAATTAAACCAGATTCATCAATAAGAGATTACTACAATTCTGATGATGATTTCTTCAATCTAAATTATGACGGAGATTACAATTATAAAGTTGAAGGATCAAAAGTGAGATGTTTAAATTGTCCTGCAGAAGATAACGACACTAATGATTACGATTCAGAAGTAGATACTACTGACACGGATACTATCAATGAAGTTTCGGTTAAAATTAACGGAAAAGAAGTTATAAACGGAAAAAAAACTAAAGGAAAGCTAACCACTGACAAAAACGGAGTTATAATCAAAATAAACTAA
- the trxB gene encoding thioredoxin-disulfide reductase, which translates to MSDTIEKIKCLIIGSGPAGYTAAIYAARANMNPVLYQGMQPGGQLTTTNEVENFPGYVDGVTGPEMMVQLQEQAKRFGADIRDGWATKVDFSGDIHKVWINDSIELHCETVIISTGASAKYLGLPSEQHYLNMGGGVSACAVCDGFFYRNQEVVIVGAGDSACEEAHYLSKLCKKVTMLVRSEKFRASKIMEERVRKTENIEILMNHDTVEVLGDSNVVHAIKALNKTTGEVVEIPATGFFVAIGHKPNTDIFADYITLDETGYIVNTPGTSRTNVEGVFVAGDAADHVYRQAITAAGTGCMAALDAERYLASKE; encoded by the coding sequence ATGTCAGATACAATAGAAAAAATTAAATGCCTTATTATAGGTTCTGGCCCTGCAGGTTATACTGCAGCTATTTATGCAGCTAGAGCAAACATGAATCCGGTTTTATATCAAGGAATGCAGCCTGGAGGCCAGTTGACTACAACTAATGAAGTAGAAAATTTTCCAGGGTATGTTGATGGAGTTACAGGACCAGAAATGATGGTTCAGTTACAAGAACAAGCTAAACGTTTTGGTGCAGATATCCGTGACGGCTGGGCAACAAAAGTTGATTTTTCTGGCGATATTCATAAAGTTTGGATTAACGATTCAATCGAATTACATTGTGAAACTGTTATTATTTCGACAGGTGCTTCTGCTAAATATTTAGGATTACCATCAGAGCAGCACTATTTAAATATGGGCGGCGGAGTTTCTGCGTGTGCTGTATGCGACGGTTTCTTTTACAGAAATCAAGAAGTGGTAATTGTTGGAGCAGGTGACTCAGCTTGTGAAGAAGCTCATTACTTATCTAAACTTTGTAAAAAAGTAACAATGCTGGTAAGAAGTGAAAAATTTAGAGCTTCTAAAATTATGGAAGAAAGAGTACGTAAAACAGAAAACATAGAGATTTTAATGAATCACGATACTGTTGAAGTTTTAGGTGACAGCAATGTAGTACACGCTATTAAAGCTTTAAATAAAACTACTGGCGAAGTTGTTGAAATTCCAGCAACTGGTTTCTTCGTAGCAATTGGACACAAACCAAATACAGATATTTTTGCAGATTACATTACACTTGACGAAACTGGATATATCGTAAATACTCCAGGAACATCTAGAACAAATGTAGAAGGTGTATTTGTAGCCGGTGATGCTGCAGACCACGTATACCGTCAGGCAATTACTGCTGCGGGAACAGGATGTATGGCAGCTTTGGATGCTGAAAGATATTTGGCTTCTAAAGAGTAA
- a CDS encoding GIN domain-containing protein yields MKKSTALLLLLLVTTLTFAQKREKIKGSKVVTTSIKEVGSFDAIEVDDNLEVYLEQGEKNEIKIEADDNLHDIVGMDLRERTLRLYTNKESSIFKKLSVRVTYTKSLNKVIAKNEAVVYAIQELQLDDITMNCVDFSKLFLNVNAKKFTLIADDKSKTELNLKSDDGSLQLSKNASVKTLVSAIKFKCDLYQKATAAIEGIAEKATIRLDNNSVFTGTKFTLKEANVTAENYSVGTIFAETTLSLAIGDKAELSLFGNPKIELTRFSEEAKLFKKVK; encoded by the coding sequence ATGAAAAAAAGTACAGCGCTGCTCCTATTATTATTGGTTACAACATTGACGTTCGCTCAAAAGAGAGAAAAAATTAAAGGTTCTAAGGTTGTAACGACTTCTATAAAAGAAGTTGGTAGTTTTGACGCCATTGAAGTCGACGATAATCTGGAAGTTTATTTGGAACAAGGAGAGAAAAATGAAATTAAAATTGAAGCCGACGATAACTTACACGATATTGTTGGAATGGATTTAAGAGAAAGAACACTAAGGTTATATACGAACAAGGAATCGTCTATTTTTAAAAAATTATCAGTTCGTGTTACTTACACAAAATCGCTGAATAAAGTAATTGCTAAAAATGAAGCTGTTGTATATGCTATACAAGAACTTCAATTAGACGATATAACGATGAATTGCGTTGATTTTTCTAAGTTATTCTTAAATGTTAATGCAAAAAAATTCACATTGATTGCCGATGACAAATCTAAAACAGAATTGAATTTAAAATCTGATGATGGAAGTTTGCAATTGAGTAAAAATGCTTCTGTTAAAACATTGGTTTCTGCTATAAAATTCAAATGTGATTTATATCAAAAAGCAACCGCAGCAATCGAGGGAATCGCCGAAAAAGCAACTATTAGATTAGATAATAATTCTGTTTTTACAGGAACAAAATTTACATTGAAAGAAGCAAATGTTACAGCTGAAAATTATTCTGTAGGAACTATTTTTGCAGAAACAACACTGTCATTAGCTATTGGAGATAAAGCAGAACTTTCTCTTTTTGGAAATCCGAAAATCGAATTAACTCGTTTTTCTGAAGAAGCGAAATTATTCAAAAAGGTTAAATAA
- a CDS encoding head GIN domain-containing protein, with translation MIKIIIHITKFVIATVTALLFASCNFNMNSIEGSGNVTTEKRTVQGDFKNVSVSNAIDLVIEQSDVTEVTVEADDNLQKEIVTKVENGTLVISCKYSSFRNITMKKVTVKMPVIDKIEASSASSVQSKNVIEGENITLESSSAASMQVAIESDKISVDSGSGSSVTLEGKALSLSTSASSGGSIEADKLAANEVEAQASSGGTINVNSIVTLKAKASSGGNVNYTGTPKTVEKEASSGGNISKS, from the coding sequence ATGATAAAAATAATCATTCATATTACGAAATTTGTAATTGCCACTGTTACTGCTCTATTATTTGCATCTTGTAATTTTAACATGAATTCAATAGAAGGAAGCGGTAATGTAACAACAGAAAAAAGAACCGTACAAGGCGATTTTAAAAATGTCTCAGTCAGCAATGCTATTGATTTAGTTATTGAGCAATCTGATGTTACAGAAGTGACAGTTGAGGCTGACGATAATCTGCAAAAAGAAATTGTAACAAAAGTTGAAAACGGAACATTGGTAATTAGCTGTAAATACAGTTCTTTCCGTAACATTACAATGAAAAAAGTAACGGTAAAAATGCCTGTTATTGATAAAATTGAAGCTTCAAGTGCTTCATCTGTTCAAAGCAAAAACGTTATTGAAGGAGAAAATATCACTTTAGAGAGTTCAAGCGCTGCATCTATGCAGGTTGCTATCGAATCTGATAAGATCTCTGTAGATTCTGGAAGCGGAAGCTCTGTTACTTTAGAAGGTAAAGCTTTAAGCCTAAGCACTTCAGCTTCTAGCGGAGGAAGTATCGAAGCAGATAAATTGGCAGCAAATGAGGTTGAAGCACAGGCTTCTAGTGGAGGTACAATTAATGTAAATTCAATTGTAACTTTAAAAGCTAAAGCCTCAAGCGGCGGAAATGTGAACTATACTGGTACTCCAAAAACTGTCGAAAAAGAAGCAAGCTCTGGCGGAAACATCAGCAAAAGCTAA